A single window of Nicotiana sylvestris chromosome 5, ASM39365v2, whole genome shotgun sequence DNA harbors:
- the LOC104218035 gene encoding auxin-responsive protein SAUR21-like has protein sequence MGIKMTPFIQASRILRRTSTTGGVPKGHCAVYVGESQKKRFVVPISYLSQPLFQDMLAQAEEEFGFDHSMGGLTIPCKEDVFIDLTSRLRRL, from the coding sequence ATGGGTATCAAAATGACTCCATTTATTCAGGCTAGTCGAATCCTAAGGAGGACTTCAACAACTGGAGGTGTTCCAAAAGGACATTGTGCAGTATATGTAGGAGAGAGCCAAAAGAAGAGATTCGTCGTGCCAATATCATACCTGAGCCAGCCTTTATTTCAAGACATGTTAGCTCAAGCTGAGGAAGAGTTTGGATTTGATCATTCAATGGGCGGTCTCACAATACCTTGCAAAGAGGATGTGTTCATTGATCTCACCTCCCGCTTGAGGAGATTATGA
- the LOC104218032 gene encoding auxin-responsive protein SAUR68-like codes for MERKTMLSTKKLIKMARKWQKFAIKQRKRISLPRNGSDADSGSTSSSSIAGKGHFVVYTIDQRRFVIPLAYLENEVIMQLLSMSEEEFGLPSGGPITLPCDSAFMDYIISLIKKGIAVGDLLKTLLLSIPSCCCSTSSIHQESGNQHILVY; via the coding sequence atggaaagaaagaCAATGCTCAGTACTAAGAAGCTCATCAAAATGGCAAGGAAATGGCAAAAGTTCGCGATCAAGCAGAGGAAGAGGATTTCACTTCCAAGAAATGGTAGTGATGCAGACAGTGGTAGTACATCTTCATCCTCTATTGCCGGAAAAGGCCATTTTGTAGTCTATACAATTGATCAAAGGCGCTTCGTTATTCCTTTGGCTTATCTTGAAAACGAGGTCATTATGCAACTTTTAAGCATGTCCGAAGAAGAGTTTGGACTACCAAGTGGTGGTCCTATTACATTACCCTGTGATTCGGCGTTTATGGACTACATCATTTCACTAATCAAGAAAGGCATAGCCGTTGGAGATCTTCTCAAAACATTGCTCCTCTCAATTCCATCATGTTGCTGTTCAACTTCTTCTATTCACCAAGAAAGTGGAAATCAACATATTCTTGTTTATTGA
- the LOC104218036 gene encoding auxin-responsive protein SAUR21-like, protein MGIKMTPFIQANRILRRSSISGGVPKGHCAVYVGESQKKRFVVPISYLSQPLFQDLLAQAEEEFGFDHPMGGLTIPIKEDVFVDLTSRLRRP, encoded by the coding sequence ATGGGTATTAAAATGACTCCATTTATTCAGGCTAATCGAATCCTAAGAAGGTCTTCAATATCTGGAGGTGTTCCAAAAGGACATTGCGCAGTATATGTAGGAGAGAGCCAGAAGAAGAGATTCGTCGTGCCAATATCATACTTGAGCCAGCCTTTATTTCAAGACTTGTTAGCTCAAGCTGAAGAAGAGTTTGGATTTGATCATCCAATGGGCGGTCTCACAATACCTATCAAAGAGGATGTGTTCGTTGATCTCACTTCCCGCTTGAGGAGACCATGA